One genomic region from Capra hircus breed San Clemente chromosome 18, ASM170441v1, whole genome shotgun sequence encodes:
- the LOC106503109 gene encoding inactive serine/threonine-protein kinase TEX14 isoform X1 → MPSLRSRLPVELGSVPDPESQVGRLHRLAVAGGPSWGLTRLLRRVVQVDGENSAGQTALFLSALLGHSSAVQLLLASGANPNHRCLDGSTPVHAGAFSGRSVVLLHLLQAGGDLRLRDQQGHSPWDWAEQGGAKQSWEMLELLQLCRAHMSALVHGSELAPAVSLGQWQASSGHSLCGGLRLVQANRAWRPEQTRRPPRVPALGFGQLSSLWPLGLVTGVPVVDPKELLPAQGEPDRTYRSSSHTLMANLLWRGHPVTVRQLKVPGAQADVLLADLQHCRWVPPASPPGPPSSTRPAQLECFGNRCPENVVVAVVTAFTPGPAFGMEPSYWSDPAYHRKVGAQFCRPRRGVGVGRVPRTVVLAPPLPGCVTWGHRFSSVWWLRQMVSSGPGGLGPPHKWPALLPSALHHPSLLLLMALSPSEDLSGLCLLFEPVWLGSLHVVLHPRGPREGRPPHLVPGLLPGHLLLQVLEALLFLQARWRAHGGLSSHAVQLVRPGLAKVGSLEHGRPLQQRWLQPKPRQGYPWGGPGPGLPPPPELYPWLPLELIHGDMPAATSDLYSFCILAQEVFTGELPWAGKKGAEVKAKLEAGESPALDPLVPAPYQALVRAGLGLGPADRCGSLQSTRYLLREAVAQVQDRRVRGGWRPGNLRQGVCPTPTLLLQSLLLPTGLGL, encoded by the exons ATGCCCTCACTGCGTTCTCGACTCCCTGTGGAGCTGGGCTCTGTTCCGGATCCAGAAAGCCAGGTGGGCCGTCTGCATCGCCTGGCTGTGGCTGGGGGCCCAAGCTGGGGCCTCACCCGACTCCTGCGGAGAG TTGTCCAGGTAGATGGCGAGAACTCGGCTGGGCAGACGGCGCTCTTCCTCTCGGCGCTGCTGGGCCACAGCTCGGCTGTGCAGCTCCTGCTGGCCTCTGGTGCCAACCCCAACCA CCGCTGCCTGGACGGCAGCACGCCTGTGCACGCGGGCGCCTTCTCGGGCCGTAGCGTCGTGCTCCTACACCTGCTGCAGGCGGGCGGCGACCTGCGTCTGCGTGACCAGCAGGGGCACAGCCCTTGGGACTGGGCAGAACAAGGTGGTGCCAAGCAGAGCTGGGAG ATGCTGGAACTGTTACAGCTGTGCCGGGCCCACATGTCAGCCCTGGTGCACGGCAGTGAGTTGGCGCCCGCTGTCTCCCTGGGCCAGTGGCAGGCTAGCTCTGGACACAGCCTGTGTGGTGGTCTGCGGCTGGTGCAGGCGAACAG GGCATGGAGGCCGGAGCAGACCAGGAGACCCCCCCGTGTCCCTGCCTTAGGGTTCGGCCAG ctgagcAGCCTGTGGCCACTGGGGCTGGTAACAGGCGTACCTGTTGTGGACCCCAAGGAGCTGCTGCCAGCACAGGGCGAGCCCGACCGCACCTACAGGAGCAGCTCCCACACCCTCATGGCCAA CCTCCTGTGGAGGGGCCACCCTGTGACTGTGCGGCAGCTGAAGGTGCCAGGAGCCCAGGCTGATGTGCTGTTGGCTGACCTTCAACACTGCAGGTGGGTCCCTCCAGCCAGCCCCCCAGGCCCACCATCTTCTACCCGCCCTGCCCAACTTGAGTGTTTTGGAAATAGATGCCCAGAGAATGTGGTGGTGGCCGTGGTTACAGCCTTCACCCCTGGGCCAGCATTTGGCATGGAGCCCTCCTACTGGAGTGACCCAGCTTACCACAGGAAAGTGGGCGCCCAGTTTTGTAGGCCTCGGAGAGGAGTGGGTGTTGGGAGGGTACCAAGGACAGTGGTGCTGGCCCCACCACTGccaggctgtgtgacctggggtcaCCGTTTCTCCTCTGTCTGGTGGCTGAGGCAGATGGTCAGCTCCGGGCCAGGTGGGCTAGGGCCTCCTCACAAGTGGCCTGCTCTTCTGCCCAGCGCCCTGCACCAccccagcctgctgctgctgatggCACTGAGCCCCTCCGAGGACCTATCGGGGCTGTGCCTTCTCTTCGAACCCGTGTGGCTGGGCTCCCTTCATGTGGTGCTACACCCCCGGGGCCCACGAGAAGGGAGACCCCCCCACCTCGTGCCAGGCCTGCTGCCGGGCCACCTGCTGCTGCAGGTACTGGAGGCCCTGCTGTTCCTGCAAGCCCGCTGGCGTGCTCACGGTGGCCTCAGCTCCCATGCTGTGCAGCTGGTGCGGCCAGGCCTGGCAAAGGTGGGCAGCCTGGAGCATGGGCGCCCGCTGCAGCAACGCTGGCTGCAGCCCAA GCCGCGGCAGGGTTACCCCTGGGGaggcccaggcccagggctgCCCCCACCTCCTGAACTGTACCCATGGCTGCCGCTGGAGCTCATCCATGGTGACATGCCTGCAGCCACCTCAGACCTCTACAGCTTCTGCATCCTGGCCCAGGAGGTCTTCACGG GAGAGCTGCCCTGGGCTGGAAAAAAAGGAGCTGAAGTGAAGGCTAAACTAGAGGCGGGTGAGAGCCCGGCCCTGGACCCCCTGGTGCCAGCCCCCTACCAGGCCCTGGTTCGGGCTGGGCTGGGCCTAGGGCCTGCCGACCGCTGCGGCAGCCTGCAGAGTACACGATACCTGCTGCGGGAGGCCGTGGCTCAGGTACAGGACAGGCGGGTCAGGGGAGGGTGGCGGCCAGGGAACCTCAGGCAGGGCGTGTGTCCCACACCCACTTTACTCCTGCAGTCTTTACTCCTCCCCACAGGACTCGGCCTCTGA
- the LOC106503109 gene encoding inactive serine/threonine-protein kinase TEX14 isoform X2 → MPSLRSRLPVELGSVPDPESQVGRLHRLAVAGGPSWGLTRLLRRVVQVDGENSAGQTALFLSALLGHSSAVQLLLASGANPNHRCLDGSTPVHAGAFSGRSVVLLHLLQAGGDLRLRDQQGHSPWDWAEQGGAKQSWEMLELLQLCRAHMSALVHGSELAPAVSLGQWQASSGHSLCGGLRLVQANRAWRPEQTRRPPRVPALGFGQLSSLWPLGLVTGVPVVDPKELLPAQGEPDRTYRSSSHTLMANLLWRGHPVTVRQLKVPGAQADVLLADLQHCSALHHPSLLLLMALSPSEDLSGLCLLFEPVWLGSLHVVLHPRGPREGRPPHLVPGLLPGHLLLQVLEALLFLQARWRAHGGLSSHAVQLVRPGLAKVGSLEHGRPLQQRWLQPKPRQGYPWGGPGPGLPPPPELYPWLPLELIHGDMPAATSDLYSFCILAQEVFTGELPWAGKKGAEVKAKLEAGESPALDPLVPAPYQALVRAGLGLGPADRCGSLQSTRYLLREAVAQVQDRRVRGGWRPGNLRQGVCPTPTLLLQSLLLPTGLGL, encoded by the exons ATGCCCTCACTGCGTTCTCGACTCCCTGTGGAGCTGGGCTCTGTTCCGGATCCAGAAAGCCAGGTGGGCCGTCTGCATCGCCTGGCTGTGGCTGGGGGCCCAAGCTGGGGCCTCACCCGACTCCTGCGGAGAG TTGTCCAGGTAGATGGCGAGAACTCGGCTGGGCAGACGGCGCTCTTCCTCTCGGCGCTGCTGGGCCACAGCTCGGCTGTGCAGCTCCTGCTGGCCTCTGGTGCCAACCCCAACCA CCGCTGCCTGGACGGCAGCACGCCTGTGCACGCGGGCGCCTTCTCGGGCCGTAGCGTCGTGCTCCTACACCTGCTGCAGGCGGGCGGCGACCTGCGTCTGCGTGACCAGCAGGGGCACAGCCCTTGGGACTGGGCAGAACAAGGTGGTGCCAAGCAGAGCTGGGAG ATGCTGGAACTGTTACAGCTGTGCCGGGCCCACATGTCAGCCCTGGTGCACGGCAGTGAGTTGGCGCCCGCTGTCTCCCTGGGCCAGTGGCAGGCTAGCTCTGGACACAGCCTGTGTGGTGGTCTGCGGCTGGTGCAGGCGAACAG GGCATGGAGGCCGGAGCAGACCAGGAGACCCCCCCGTGTCCCTGCCTTAGGGTTCGGCCAG ctgagcAGCCTGTGGCCACTGGGGCTGGTAACAGGCGTACCTGTTGTGGACCCCAAGGAGCTGCTGCCAGCACAGGGCGAGCCCGACCGCACCTACAGGAGCAGCTCCCACACCCTCATGGCCAA CCTCCTGTGGAGGGGCCACCCTGTGACTGTGCGGCAGCTGAAGGTGCCAGGAGCCCAGGCTGATGTGCTGTTGGCTGACCTTCAACACTGCAG CGCCCTGCACCAccccagcctgctgctgctgatggCACTGAGCCCCTCCGAGGACCTATCGGGGCTGTGCCTTCTCTTCGAACCCGTGTGGCTGGGCTCCCTTCATGTGGTGCTACACCCCCGGGGCCCACGAGAAGGGAGACCCCCCCACCTCGTGCCAGGCCTGCTGCCGGGCCACCTGCTGCTGCAGGTACTGGAGGCCCTGCTGTTCCTGCAAGCCCGCTGGCGTGCTCACGGTGGCCTCAGCTCCCATGCTGTGCAGCTGGTGCGGCCAGGCCTGGCAAAGGTGGGCAGCCTGGAGCATGGGCGCCCGCTGCAGCAACGCTGGCTGCAGCCCAA GCCGCGGCAGGGTTACCCCTGGGGaggcccaggcccagggctgCCCCCACCTCCTGAACTGTACCCATGGCTGCCGCTGGAGCTCATCCATGGTGACATGCCTGCAGCCACCTCAGACCTCTACAGCTTCTGCATCCTGGCCCAGGAGGTCTTCACGG GAGAGCTGCCCTGGGCTGGAAAAAAAGGAGCTGAAGTGAAGGCTAAACTAGAGGCGGGTGAGAGCCCGGCCCTGGACCCCCTGGTGCCAGCCCCCTACCAGGCCCTGGTTCGGGCTGGGCTGGGCCTAGGGCCTGCCGACCGCTGCGGCAGCCTGCAGAGTACACGATACCTGCTGCGGGAGGCCGTGGCTCAGGTACAGGACAGGCGGGTCAGGGGAGGGTGGCGGCCAGGGAACCTCAGGCAGGGCGTGTGTCCCACACCCACTTTACTCCTGCAGTCTTTACTCCTCCCCACAGGACTCGGCCTCTGA